The Hyperolius riggenbachi isolate aHypRig1 chromosome 3, aHypRig1.pri, whole genome shotgun sequence genome window below encodes:
- the DND1 gene encoding dead end protein homolog 1, with product MESPIAANYKARAGAVNLENKILLLQWMENCNIHLVQVNGQRKYGGPPAGWIGKIPPLGTEIYIGNIPQEIYEDKLIPLFQSVGKLYEFRLMMTFSGLNRGFAYARYTTVQDAELAISRLHGYEIQPGRRIGVHRSIEKCHLELDGLPFYLDKVILTTVLGAVTPDLEKVSLFASPNMDMRNLAVLKYNSHQAATMAKRVLCEGTLSLFGCAIKVEWLKNVMKKKLYCKNLQKPHFSISQMFTNGDPAPSGVHCLYLICEQLNLGQPVYKIKFLSLGSHGWLRFSYQVTIPGYSDQFTGYAWLIGDKLIPTDKYEQAKEIVALKILAKLGYIDD from the exons ATGGAGAGCCCCATCGCTGCTAATTACAAG GCCAGGGCCGGCGCAGTGAATCTAGAGAATAAAATCTTGctgctgcagtggatggagaacTGTAACATTCATCTCGTACAAGTCAATGGCCAGAGGAAATATGGCGGCCCCCCTGCAG GTTGGATTGGTAAAATTCCACCTCTTGGAACAGAAATTTACATTGGAAATATTCCTCAAGAAATCTATGAAGATAAGTTGATTCCCCTCTTTCAATCTGTTGGGAAGCTGTACGAATTTCGCTTGATGATGACCTTCAGTGGGTTGAACCGAGGCTTTGCATACGCGCGGTACACCACCGTACAAGATGCCGAGCTTGCAATCTCCAGGTTGCATGGCTATGAGATCCAACCAGGCCGCAGAATTGGAGTCCACAGAAGCATTGAAAAATGTCACCTTGAGTTGGATGGCCTTCCATTCTACCTGGATAAAGTCATCTTGACCACTGTCCTAGGTGCAGTGACCCCGGATCTGGAGAAGGTCTCGCTTTTTGCCAGCCCTAACATGGATATGAGGAACCTTGCAGTCCTGAAATACAACTCTCACCAGGCTGCTACCATGGCCAAGAGAGTCCTTTGTGAAG GTACCCTATCACTCTTTGGTTGTGCTATTAAGGTGGAATGGTTAAAGAATGTAATGAAAAAGAAACTCTATTGCAAGAACCTTCAGAAGCCCCACTTCTCCATCTCTCAGATGTTTACGAATGGGGATCCTGCACCCAGTGGGGTTCACTGCCTTTACCTCATCTGTGAGCAGCTCAACTTGGGTCAGCCAGTGTACAAAATCAAGTTTCTGAGTCTCGGCTCCCATGGATGGCTGAGGTTTTCCTATCAGGTGACCATACCGGGGTACTCTGATCAATTCACCGGCTATGCCTGGCTGATCGGCGACAAACTCATTCCCACTGACAAGTATGAGCAAGCTAAAGAAATTGTGGCATTGAAGATATTGGCAAAACTAG GTTACATCGATGATTAG